Within the Rosa rugosa chromosome 2, drRosRugo1.1, whole genome shotgun sequence genome, the region CCATGATGGTTGGCCTTGTAACATGGTGTTGAGTTCACAATTTTGATGGCCTTAAAACTATAGCGGTCAAAGATAATATAACCGATGTTTAACAGTTCTTGTTATTCTGTAATCCATATATCATTGCATGAACTTGTCTTCTGCTATCATGATTAGAGTGTCAGGTAGACTGTATGAATAAGTTTTTCTACTATATACTGGAGACTATAGagatgtatgaataagtttttCTACTATATACTGAAGACTTTAGAGATTTATTGATGAATGGTGATGTTATGCAGGAATTGTTGCTTGCCTATTCTGGAATATAATAGCTGTGACTACTGCCTGGATTAAGGGTGAAGGTGAGTACAAAGATATACCTTGTGTCTGTCCTGCAATTGCTTGAGTATTGATTTTGGATCTGCTGTTTCGAGTTTGGTGAAATTGATTATTTCCTCCTATTGGTATAGGGGTGAAAATTTGGTTCCTTGCGGTTATATATTTCATTGCTGGGGCCCCTGGATCTTATGTGTTGTGGTACCGTCCTCTTTACCGCGTGTTCAGGTATTACTTTCTCTTGGTGATAAATTTGGTTGTTGATATCTTTTGTTGTTAACTACCAAGCTCCAGTTTTACTGTTCCCTTGTTAATAAGCCACAAAGAAATTCTCTGAAGATTGGACATTGTGTTAGACTATAATGAAGCAACTGAGAACAAGCATAGTGAACATGTTGCAATATGATACTATGTTCTGTTAGTTATGACCAATCAATGTGATTCAAATAAGTAATATGTGCATTGTAGAATTTCCTCCCTCCTTATAATTTATGCTAATGCATGCGTAAGTTTTGAAAGCAAGTGGAATAATGCATTAACTGTTGAATATAGTGTTAGCTGTGCTATTGATTGGTATTCTTTCTTATAATCTTATTGCAGGTCTGAGAGTGCATTGAAGTACGGATGGTTTTTCCTGTTCTACCTGGTAATGTTGTCTCAGATCTCCTGTTGTAGTAGGTTTGCAGTTTACTCCAGGAATTTTAGCATACCCAATACTTATATTCTTTTCTGTACAGTTTCACATTGGTTTCTGCATCTTTGCTGCGGTCGCTCCCCCTATAATCTTCAAAGGAAAATCTCTCACGTATGTCCCTAGAAACCTTAATTTAATTCTACTGTTTGCAGAGGTTTATTCTCTCCAGACATGCTACAATACACTTGATCTATATTTCTGTTCTTAGTTATACACTTAGTTATATACCCAGATAAAAGTGAATATTTAGTGGATGCTTGTAAcgtaaggaattaaaattgggaaTATGCTTGAACATTGTTtatgatttgaaatttttattttcctgTTCTCTACTTATGATGTACCTGTTGTGTGCTTTTGGAACAGTGGCATTCTGGCTGCAATTGATGTTCTAGGCGATCATGCTTTGGTTGGGGTAAGACTATAGAATTTCGCTTATGCCCATGTACCCTTCACTGATTTCAGATGCCTCCTCTTCTTTTAATGGATATATGAGACTACAAAATTCTACTCATGACTGTTCATGTAGATGGCATATTATTTTATAGTTTTGATATTTTTGTTATTGTATTACGATCTGATGGCTGATACTGATGATTTTGCTCTGTTTATAGATCTTCTACTTCATTGGATTTGGCATGTTCTGTCTTGAATCAGTGCTTAGCATCTGGGTTATTCAGGTCTTGTTCTCCTTGTCAATTTGTCACAAAAGGACTTGTAATATCTCGGGTTCTGTTGTAGCACTAGATTCTTGGTTTCTTTTTTAACACCTCTTTTTCTTTACATATTCAGCAAGTATACATGTACTTCCGGGGAAGTGGTAAAGCTGCTGAAATGAGGCGTGAAGGAGCAAGACATGTTGTGAGGGCAGCAATATAAGGCAATGAAACATGTATTCAGAAGGAAAAGATGGCGACTCTGTATTGATTTAGGTTGTATATGCCCTTAGCTACAGGATTTGCGGATACAGATGTTTTGCTCGAGCCTTTATTTTTTGATTTGTACCCCCTCTACATATTTCACAAGTGATTAAGTGCTACTACCTCTTTTTAGTATATTGGAGTGATATGGAAACTTGAATCCAAGGGCTTGTTAGATACACGTTTTCTGCATTTTGCTGCTTCTAAGAATTCTGTAATGGAGTTTAATTCAATCATTCTCAGTACAATGTTTTGGAACCACGTGTCGGTTCCAGAGTTGAGTAATTCTGAGAGCTGTAACTTCATCTTACTGATCCGTCTCACATCTTTCCGTCTGACCCAATATTTACAGTGGGGATTGAAGCATCATATTAGTTACAGATAGGTTGCTTAACTTCTCTGCTGTTTGGGATTTGCTTTGATGGCGAAATGTAGAGCTTCTGATTATGAGATTGCTTTCCTCAGTTTACGGAAGTTGGGTATACCATATAGCTAACAATTTGGTATTCAAATTAGGTGCCTGTGGCTAAATTAGCAATTTGGTATGGTATTGCCAATGTATAGAAGACTTCAAATAAACTAGAGCTCACATCACCGTATATATGGGTTCTCAACAGAAGCATAACACCCAGCCAAGCCCTAAAGCTTTTAGAAAACAAACACAAGAGCCCCTCCATTACCAACTAATTCTTTATTTAACTAATAGATTAGAGAGGAAGTGACTCAGTAAAAACATAGAACAGTCTCATAGGAACTATTACAAACTCATAATTTCTATATACTAATAGTTTACCATCTACTGGTTCCATCATAACAAGAACAAACCAGCCCTATTCCTCTAGCAATAAGCAGTACACTTCTTGCAGTCGATGGTGCACCCAccgcctccgccgccgccgccgtagCCCTTCCCTGAGCGGCTGTAGGAGGTGAAGCACTTAGCGGGACATGTCAGCTTCTTGTTGAAGCAAGGACCCTTTTCTTTGCACACCTGAGTAGGCCTCACGATACCACCCTTGGAGGAGCCTCCGTTCGGACCGCCGTACCCTCCACCATAGCCGCCTCCAAAGCCCTTTCCAAATCCGGGTATGTCAAACCCACCTCCGGGCCCAAAGAACCCTCCcatgccgccgccgccgccattgTTTCCACCACCATTATTGCCACCAGCTCCACCACCcttgttcttgttgtttgagTGCTTGAGCTCAGCTGAGAAGGCTCCGGTGGACTCAGGTCGGGCAGACAAGCCACCAAGTGAAGCAGTGAGGATCAAAGTTGCCAAGAGAAGACTTGTTGGGATCATGTTTGCTCTTTAGGAGTGTGATGAGATGGAAGAGAAGGTAGTGTTTGAGAAAgggatatatatacacaaaagtTGAAGTGGATATATGATAGTGGGAAGACAAAGGACAttaatggaggaggaggatgtgTTGGAGGACAGTTACAGAGGGTGAGTAGGTTGGGTGCAATTATTATCCTCTTCAATTTTTTTCATCTCTTCATTTATTGGATCATCAAAGTTTGACACATGAAGTTTGGTAACTCTTTTAGTGATATGCACCCACTATTTTTACATGATAATATTGAACAATTGGGAACCGACATGTTAATGGGATATAGTGATATACACAGATGTACACCGACTTTGATTTTAGATTACTTTCATGCAGGAGATGACAAATATACAATTAGATTGTATCATCTTATCATTTATTTGCATGGAGTTCGGGTGACGCTCCCAGCATCTATTGATGCATTAATTAATATATCGATAAGAGAATTTTTGATATAGAGACTTGAttggtagattttttttttaaattcgaGAATAAGTAACAAAATATAACATTTTATTCATATTTTTGTATATTTTGACCTTATTCTTTACTTATTCATCACgttttatttatctaaacaATAGTTTGAGTCTTATAAATTGATGTATCGGATAAAACAATCTTCAGTATATAAAATCAAAATGTCATTTTTTAGTGTAACGTAACATGGAGAGTACAATCCCATTAAGCTTTAGTTGACGAAAGATTAAAAAAGGGATGAATACAATCTTATTACGCATTGAGTCATACACTTGTACTCTCGCAAACAATAAGATATTTTTGAGGATTGCTAAGCATAATGAAGTTGGATTAGCTGTCACAAGAGTCGTAGAAACATTAAATTAAGCTCTTAGACATGAAATAAATGTAGCCAACTTCGTATCTGCAAACTCATTTAAAGACGACGGTGAAACTTGAAGTCATGACCACATTCAAGGGAGGTACACATCTGCACTTGTAGAGATGTTAGTCACTACTCACTAGCTAGTAGCTCAGCATGTGTGAGTCGAGCTTTGGTTCCCAAAATCTTTGATATGGTTGACCTAATAGGTCATATTTTCGAAACCATCGTTTTCAGTTTCTGTCACAATTTGTAGGGATGGATACACCTTCAAGTGTATAGTCTACGCATGCAGTCCCCTATGGCAAAGCTACAATCACTAGGACGACTGTTAGAGCACAACAGATTCAACACTATATGGCCTAACTTGTTAGACTACTATCGTGCCCAAAAGTTTTGTGATCGAATGAGTAGCTACCTAGCTAATATCCTCTCTCACGTACAGCGTCAACGTGCACCTAGCTATTAGAGAGTATCAGATGTTATATTACATACGTAGTCGGGGATGGAGAAGTCGGACGAGACCTCTTCTTCCATACATTAAATGATCGGAATACGAGTTAACAAACAAGATGACAAAACCAGTGTTGGATAGATTAATATTCAATCTAAACACCTAATTTTGCACTTAAGTTTTGCCAAACTCATAATGCAGAGCTGGGATCTGAACTTTTACTTATCGAAAATGCAGTTTCAATTCTCTGATCAATATTCCCCACCTTTCAACTTTCATTGATAACTTCTTTATGAGTGTTTAGTCCAAAAAAAAACTTCTTTATGAGTGTGGTCCAATGGTTGTATCATTTGGACCCATCCCTACCCCATTAAAGTTGAATCCACTTATTCTCCTCATAGTGAGGCAAATATGCCTATAGGCTAGTTACAAGAATTTTAATATTAAAGTGAACCGACTTTGTTGAACTGATCCTTTTCTTGTTCACAAAATGATGCAGTaaataatttcagaaaaatGATATGTTCATGGAAATGTGGAATCATGTTGTGCTTATGGTTAGGGTAGTTTATAAACAAGCAATATTATACTAAACGAGCAGGCTAAACCAAAGGTTTCTCACTTTCTTTGAAGTATAGATTGTTTTTTATGTTAGATTCGATAAGTATCGtagaaaaacttcaaaaaaagAACTGTTGATGAGTATCCTAGATCTCGACAACCAGGCATTGTAGCTGGTTGATTAAGATGTCAACAGGGGGAGCTGAGCAGTACGTGAGCCATTAAACTCTAGGGCCGACCAATCTACTTATCTTAATTAGTTGACATTTGAGTCCATACAGGTATGCCTATCAAGAAAATGAGTTGTTTTGCATCTAACTAATTAGTGATCTCAATCTTTCCTCACGAACACTTTGCTTAATTCCTTCTGGTATTAAATATCGATTTGGACACGGAGCTTCGATATCTATAGGCACTTACTCGTCCTTTCCTAATCAATAGCAGCTGTCAAAGTCAAGAAGTTCATGTCAGTTAAGAACACGTATGACTTTTATAAGTTCTTTGCTGAGATGCAGAGTGGAACATTGTCCTTGTCACAAATCTGAGTGGACTGTTTATTCCCAAGTTACTACGGAAATTGCATAACTTGGATGTGAAGAGTAATGGAAAAGATCAGTAGAAACAGTTGCTAGCATTTCTCGTTTAATTTATCAAATTTGTGTCTGTCATTCTCAAAAATCGCATGTTCTTCTTTTCTCATCAAAATCTTTCACCCATAAATCATGATTTTTAAGTAATTCTCTAATTGATGGAACTCAAAAATCTcaacctaatttttttttacaattttacgGAAAATCATGGTCTCAGacaaattttttatgtttttttaggAGAAAGTTCAAAAAGTGATTCCCACAGAATTGGTAAAGCATACGTCTTTTAAGTGTATTTAACCTCGCTTGAGGAGACACTAGTAGCCTCACTCGCATTAGCGTGAGCTTGTGCGTGGGCATGGACATTGGTAACCTCTATCTCTgtataaaaaaatttgagacTCATTGAGTTGGGGCCATAGGCCCAAGCCTTGTTGCATACTCCATTTGGTTGATGGGTTTTGCATCATTACGCAAGGCAGTGAAGGCAATAGGTtgctatttttaattttttatttgggGTTCAATAATTGGTTCCTAAGCATTTCCACCTTTCTGATACAATTGGATGATTTTCTCCCCTAAAAGTCCCGTTATAATTGACTCTGAATACCAAGATCCCCGATTGCTTTTGAAGCAAACTGATGTTTTATGTTATTTTATaaaccaaaaatagaaaaatgaaaaCACTAATGTACAATGCTCCTCTCTGACATGCAAGGAGTTATGTGCAATTTTATGTTGAGCAGCAGGGACTACAGACTAGAGGAGTCCCAGCTAGCATCAACAGCCCTGATGATCTTGTCATGTAGGTTTGCTCCGGCACTAGCTATCACACCTCGATCAAGACCTTCCAAGTATATACCCTTTGAAAAGTCCAGTGGACACCCCCCGGCGTCTGAAACCACACCACCAGCCTCCTGTATGATGACAACACCAGCTGCATGATCCCATATCTTCTCTTTGTAACCAGCCCTTGCAAACTTCATAAAAATCTCGGCATCCCCACGAGCTATAGCTGCATATTTCACCATGCTATATACTCTTAATGGTTGCTTCCTGCAGTCATAACAAGCTCTATTAGTCTAAACCTGGTGCATTTTATCACATATCTATTGTACCTCCAGGCTTCCGTTATAACCCAGAACTTATTTTCATCTGCAATCATGTTATAAGGGGCTCAGCTTAACAAACTGATTTCATGGTTACAAATCACAATGGGTAAAATGCCTCTAACTATTGTTTAAGAATGGCAGAGTATATATCAATACAGTTCATGTGAGTTCCTTCGAATTCATGACAAATTATAGTACACACATGGCAAAGAGAAACGAATTCAGAACATATGTACCTAAGTCCAACACTGTG harbors:
- the LOC133729703 gene encoding secretory carrier-associated membrane protein 3 gives rise to the protein MAGRFDSNPFAEEEEVNPFSNHGSVAPAKNSRLSPLPPERAGFNYGIGETVDIPIDGSGDLKKRERELQAKEAELRKREEIVKRKEDAAARAGIVLEEKNWPPFFPLIHHDIANEIPIHLQRVMYVAFTTWLGIVACLFWNIIAVTTAWIKGEGVKIWFLAVIYFIAGAPGSYVLWYRPLYRVFRSESALKYGWFFLFYLFHIGFCIFAAVAPPIIFKGKSLTGILAAIDVLGDHALVGIFYFIGFGMFCLESVLSIWVIQQVYMYFRGSGKAAEMRREGARHVVRAAI
- the LOC133729704 gene encoding glycine-rich protein DOT1-like, encoding MIPTSLLLATLILTASLGGLSARPESTGAFSAELKHSNNKNKGGGAGGNNGGGNNGGGGGMGGFFGPGGGFDIPGFGKGFGGGYGGGYGGPNGGSSKGGIVRPTQVCKEKGPCFNKKLTCPAKCFTSYSRSGKGYGGGGGGGGCTIDCKKCTAYC